From a region of the Etheostoma cragini isolate CJK2018 chromosome 20, CSU_Ecrag_1.0, whole genome shotgun sequence genome:
- the LOC117936235 gene encoding potassium channel subfamily K member 16-like gives MASFQLVRVKVSWTTLLTLAHFTYLLVGATIFQILEREAESKNRIHFQIEKLNFLANYTCLDGPALETFVQVILDAWERGVNPSGNSTNPSNWDFSSSFFFAGTVVTTIGYGNLSPSTVSGQVFCVFYALCGIPLNLAFLKQLGKCLTIHLGHLERGMVSVVPHKQTVEALAVSLFFITGSVLFLVIPPLLFSYVEGWTFGEGFYFTFITLSTIGFGDYVVGTDPGKQYISLYRSLAGIWIIFALAWLALILNMGARIMEHAIGLTHPGFKKQEDDENVPSSELEDTSKI, from the exons ATGGCGAGTTTCCAGTTGGTGCGCGTTAAAGTGAGCTGGACAACACTTTTGACCCTGGCCCACTTCACATACCTGCTGGTCGGGGCCACCATCTTCCAGATCCTGGAGCGAGAGGCTGAGAGCAAGAACCGAATACACTTCCAAATCGAGAAGTTGAACTTCTTGGCTAATTACACCTGCCTGGATGGACCAGCCTTGGAGACGTTTGTTCAG gtgaTTTTAGATGCCTGGGAAAGGGGAGTTAATCCCTCAGGAAATTCAACAAACCCCAGCAACTGGGACTTCAGTAGCTCCTTCTTTTTTGCAGGCACAGTAGTGACAACTATAG GCTACGGCAACCTCTCCCCAAGCACGGTATCTGGtcaagtgttttgtgtgttttacgcTCTGTGTGGAATCCCACTGAACCTGGCCTTCCTCAAACAGCTGGGGAAGTGTCTCACCATCCACCTGGGCCACCTGGAGAGGGGAATGGTCTCAGTTGTTCCACACAAG CAAACAGTTGAGGCTCTGGCAGTGAGCTTGTTCTTCATCACAGGCAGCGTGCTGTTTTTGGTCATCCCTCCTCTGCTGTTTAGTTACGTGGAAGGCTGGACATTTGGCGAGGGCTTCTATTTTACCTTCATTACCCTCAGCACCATTGGTTTTGGAGATTACGTAGTGG GGACTGACCCAGGCAAGCAGTACATCTCTCTGTACCGTAGCCTTGCAGGCATATGGATCATCTTTGCCTTGGCTTGGCTTGCTCTTATCCTCAACATGGGAGCCAGAATAATGGAGCATGCGATTGGCCTCACTCACCcaggctttaaaaaacaagaggaCGATGAGAATGTGCCATCCAGTGAACTAGAAGACACGTCAAAGATCTGA
- the kcnk17 gene encoding potassium channel subfamily K member 17 yields the protein MGIKEMLNLSKVPSILMLGVVYVAYVLMGGLVFWKLEGDLGQKDISLLLLNKEQVLNTYKCLNQDGLESVAQVVQAATKAGLSLRGNNTSDGFWKFTSSAVFAATVVTTIGYGNISPRSTAGQIFCVFFALFGIPLNMVVLNRVGKYMLAIERNISDFLEGKTGRRRCTRFFVHLVSYLSGVVLFFVVPMIVFQLQEGWTLSQAIYYCFITLSTIGFGDFVADSNPDNVYPQWYSVLMASWIFFGLAWLALLINHSMDILERLNTHLKQLWGGQEQEEASGSAEADNGDTQVENEDEIKKPPIPQETAVM from the exons ATGGGAATAAAGGAAATGCTCAACTTGTCCAAGGTGCCCTCCATCCTCATGCTCGGGGTGGTTTACGTGGCCTATGTGCTGATGGGCGGATTGGTTTTCTGGAAGTTGGAGGGAGATCTCGGACAGAAGGACATCAGTCTTTTACTGCTGAACAAAGAACAGGTGCTCAACACATACAAATGTCTGAACCAAGATGGCCTGGAGTCAGTGGCTCAG GTTGTTCAAGCTGCAACTAAGGCGGGCCTAAGTTTGAGAGGCAACAACACCTCGGATGGCTTCTGGAAATTCACCAGCTCAGCTGTGTTTGCTGCCACCGTGGTCACAACTATAG GTTATGGGAACATAAGTCCCAGGTCTACTGCTGGCCAGATCTTCTGTGTGTTCTTCGCACTATTTGGTATCCCGCTCAACATGGTGGTGCTCAACAGAGTGGGCAAGTACATGCTTGCTATTGAGAGGAACATCTCTGACTTTCTTGAGGGGAAGACCGGGCGAAGG AGGTGTACTCGCTTTTTTGTCCACCTGGTGTCTTACCTGTCTGGAGTAGTGCTCTTCTTTGTTGTGCCAATGATTGTGTTCCAACTGCAAGAGGGCTGGACCTTGTCCCAGGCCATCTACTACTGCTTCATCACTCTCAGTACTATCGGCTTTGGAGACTTTGTGGCAG ACAGTAATCCAGACAATGTATACCCACAGTGGTACAGCGTCCTCATGGCCTCATGGATCTTCTTCGGCTTGGCCTGGCTGGCCCTCCTCATCAACCACTCCATGGACATCCTGGAGCGGCTCAACACCCACTTAAAACAGCTCTGGGGTGGACAGGAACAGGAGGAAGCGTCTGGCAGTGCAGAGGCTGACAACGGAGACACACAGGTGGAGAATGAAGATGAGATCAAGAAGCCTCCAATACCTCAGGAAACGGCAGTAATGTGA